From Streptomyces yatensis, one genomic window encodes:
- a CDS encoding alpha/beta hydrolase — protein MAITVGAVDFLTDILGEPYQSIDLPLAADDEGDVVATLVRRRSADPGAAAGGSRRAVLYVHGFVDYFFQTHLADFYTERGYDFYALDLRKYGRSLRPHHSPNYIHDLDAYDEELDEVVRIIREVDGHDTLLLNGHSTGGLISALYADRRAGQGTIDALFLNSPFLSLPAPLLIRTLGAPVVDLLGRLAATRKLPTPPNPHYVHSLHRDFRGSWEFDLTLKPAKGFPLYAGWLAAIQRGHRRVRRGLGIDCPVLVMASTASTATTEWDDALLRTDGVLRADDIARLAPRLGPRVTTVRIRDGVHDLVLSLPEVRERIFAELDLWLRAYLPERAG, from the coding sequence ATGGCCATTACAGTCGGCGCCGTGGACTTCCTCACCGACATCCTGGGCGAGCCCTACCAATCGATCGACCTGCCGCTCGCCGCCGACGACGAGGGCGATGTCGTCGCGACCCTGGTCCGCCGCCGGTCCGCGGATCCCGGCGCCGCGGCCGGAGGCTCCCGCCGAGCGGTGCTCTATGTGCACGGCTTCGTCGACTACTTCTTCCAGACCCACCTGGCCGACTTCTACACCGAGCGCGGCTACGACTTCTACGCACTGGACCTGCGCAAGTACGGCCGCTCACTGCGCCCGCACCACTCGCCGAACTACATTCACGACCTCGACGCCTACGACGAGGAACTCGACGAGGTCGTCCGCATCATCCGCGAGGTCGACGGACACGACACCCTGCTGCTCAACGGCCACTCGACGGGCGGGCTGATCAGCGCCCTGTACGCCGACCGGCGGGCCGGGCAGGGGACGATCGACGCGCTCTTCCTCAACAGCCCGTTCCTGTCCCTGCCCGCTCCCTTGCTGATCCGCACGCTCGGCGCCCCCGTCGTCGACCTCCTCGGACGTCTGGCGGCCACCCGTAAGCTCCCGACCCCGCCCAACCCGCACTACGTGCACAGCCTCCACCGTGACTTCCGGGGCAGTTGGGAGTTCGACCTGACCCTCAAACCGGCCAAGGGCTTCCCCCTCTATGCCGGGTGGCTGGCGGCGATCCAACGGGGGCACCGGCGGGTGCGCCGCGGACTGGGCATCGACTGCCCGGTCCTGGTGATGGCTTCGACCGCCAGCACCGCCACCACCGAATGGGACGACGCCCTGCTCCGCACCGACGGCGTACTGCGCGCCGACGACATCGCCCGCCTCGCACCCCGGCTGGGCCCGCGGGTCACCACGGTGCGCATCCGGGACGGGGTGCACGACCTGGTGCTGTCGCTGCCCGAGGTGCGCGAGCGCATCTTCGCCGAGCTCGATCTCTGGCTCCGCGCCTATCTGCCGGAGCGGGCCGGGTAG
- a CDS encoding VOC family protein yields the protein MTDLKTAHQDLHSEQGALRGEHPGRSRNPLIKVADLAWLEFEKPDLDRAEVFARDFGFGIVARDKRELWLRGTFAGSACMVIRKGRTSRFIGPAFRAAERADLDRLARATGSAVRDANVPGGGKAVDLLDPSGFPVRVVHCAERLPALPGQRPLPLNFGTDHRRTNAAQRPPREPSRIQRLGHVVLETRVFARALDWYVDTLGMIVSDFLFLDGQRGRGPTMAFIRCDLGGVPADHHTLAMHLGPGTGYVHSAYQVTDLDAIATGGEYLKERGYRRSWGIGRHIQGSQLFDYWRDPDHLMLEHFADGDLFSCDTEPGWAPMSASGLAQWGPPATRDFLGAGPSPKRLREVVEALRGDNDMDPARLLGLLKATVS from the coding sequence ATGACCGACCTGAAAACAGCCCACCAGGACCTGCACAGCGAGCAGGGCGCCCTGCGGGGCGAACACCCCGGGCGCTCCCGCAACCCGCTGATCAAGGTGGCCGACCTGGCCTGGCTGGAATTCGAGAAGCCCGACCTGGACCGCGCCGAGGTCTTCGCCCGTGACTTCGGCTTCGGCATCGTCGCCCGCGACAAACGGGAGCTGTGGCTGCGCGGCACCTTCGCCGGTTCCGCCTGCATGGTGATCCGTAAGGGGCGTACCTCCCGGTTCATCGGCCCGGCGTTCCGCGCGGCCGAGCGGGCCGACCTCGACCGGCTGGCCCGCGCCACCGGCTCCGCCGTACGGGACGCGAACGTGCCGGGTGGCGGAAAGGCCGTCGATCTGCTCGACCCGTCCGGCTTCCCGGTGCGGGTCGTGCACTGCGCCGAACGGCTGCCCGCACTGCCTGGGCAGCGGCCCCTGCCGCTGAACTTCGGCACGGACCACCGCCGTACGAACGCCGCCCAGCGCCCGCCGCGCGAGCCGTCCCGTATCCAGCGCCTGGGGCATGTGGTGCTGGAGACGCGGGTGTTCGCCCGCGCCCTGGACTGGTACGTGGACACCCTCGGCATGATCGTGTCCGACTTCCTGTTCCTGGACGGTCAGCGCGGACGCGGGCCGACGATGGCGTTCATCCGCTGCGATCTGGGGGGCGTACCGGCCGACCACCACACCCTGGCCATGCATCTGGGCCCCGGTACCGGCTACGTCCACTCCGCGTACCAGGTCACCGACCTCGACGCGATCGCCACCGGCGGCGAGTATCTGAAGGAGCGGGGATACCGCCGCAGTTGGGGCATCGGACGCCACATCCAGGGCAGCCAGCTCTTCGACTACTGGCGCGACCCCGACCACCTCATGCTGGAGCACTTCGCCGACGGCGACCTGTTCTCCTGCGACACCGAGCCCGGCTGGGCGCCGATGTCGGCGAGCGGCCTCGCCCAGTGGGGTCCGCCCGCCACCCGCGACTTCCTCGGCGCCGGCCCTTCGCCCAAGCGGCTCCGGGAGGTCGTGGAGGCCCTGCGCGGCGACAACGACATGGACCCCGCCCGGCTGCTGGGCCTGCTGAAGGCCACCGTCTCCTGA
- a CDS encoding RraA family protein, protein MASELKPVPDRVSCASLVDAMGRVHGHRAHIVGLVSPAPRKLFGPAATIAYLPYRDDIPHAEFGDLFGRAVGDRPAGTVLVLSSGGYSEVSHGGGTKLSRLEHTHAAGVLADGRLRDFEQLGAYGFATWCRGEATRWGGDIAMPYAVNVAVEVGGVCVVPGDYVYADASGAVVIPGGSLRRVIDEALKVEAEDARTAEGILGEYRAPP, encoded by the coding sequence ATGGCCAGCGAGCTGAAACCCGTGCCCGACCGCGTGTCCTGCGCCTCGCTGGTCGACGCCATGGGCCGGGTCCACGGTCACCGGGCGCATATCGTCGGCCTCGTCAGCCCCGCGCCACGCAAGCTGTTCGGCCCCGCCGCCACGATCGCCTATCTGCCCTACCGCGACGACATCCCGCACGCCGAATTCGGCGATCTCTTCGGCCGGGCGGTGGGCGACCGTCCGGCGGGCACCGTGCTGGTGCTGTCCAGCGGAGGCTATTCAGAGGTGTCCCACGGCGGTGGAACGAAGCTCTCCAGGCTCGAACACACCCATGCCGCCGGCGTCCTGGCGGACGGGCGACTGCGCGACTTCGAGCAACTGGGCGCCTACGGCTTCGCCACCTGGTGCCGGGGAGAGGCGACTCGCTGGGGCGGCGACATCGCCATGCCCTATGCCGTCAACGTCGCGGTGGAAGTGGGCGGCGTATGCGTGGTCCCCGGGGACTACGTCTACGCCGACGCCAGCGGCGCGGTCGTGATCCCGGGCGGAAGCCTGCGGCGGGTGATCGACGAAGCGCTGAAGGTCGAGGCCGAGGATGCCCGTACCGCGGAGGGGATCCTCGGCGAGTACCGGGCGCCCCCGTGA
- a CDS encoding acetoacetate--CoA ligase — protein MSSPTPQPFWTPDPATAAGSRVADFGRRFARHSGFARHRDDVDTTHDHTDYAALHRWSVTDLEGFWGAVWEYFEIDAATSYERVLAEETMPGARWFTGATLNYTQHALRNLSADRPAIIALDETGSGDKITGDRLRAQVASVAATLRELGVGKGDRVVGYLPNTPHAIVAFLAAASLGAVWSVCGQDYAPRAAADRFAQLEPTVLVAADGYLFNGTTHDRRDAALELVHALPGLKATLLVDHVGLPWPSPEPSPVPVVPWEDAVGRTEELHCTPVPFDHPLWVLFSSGTTGLPKGIVHGHGGVLLEHLKTLGLHSDLGPGDRLLWYTTTHWMMWNLAVSALLTGATTCTYDGSPAPHSRPDVLWELAARHRVTLFGTSPQYLLGMAKFGIDPAATHDLSAIRAIGCTGSALPASAYPWVRDHVGAHIQLASASGGTDIASGFAGSAGTTPVWAGELSAPNLGVALAAYDAEGRPLVDRVGELVVTRPMPSMPLYFWSDPDGTRYREAYFATYPGVWRHGDWITLTSHGSVIVHGRSDSTLNRNGVRLGSGDIHDVVERLPEITEALVIGAEEPDGGYWMPLFAVLADGAALDDALRERIREAVRTGVSPRHVPDEILTVPGIPHTRTGKKLEVPVKRLLQGAPVEQIVNPGAVDNPGLIDYFAALGAERRAARSAPAGEASRA, from the coding sequence ATGAGCTCACCGACCCCGCAGCCCTTCTGGACCCCGGACCCCGCCACCGCGGCCGGCAGCCGTGTCGCGGACTTCGGGCGCCGGTTCGCCCGCCACAGCGGGTTCGCCCGCCACCGCGACGACGTGGACACCACCCACGACCACACCGACTACGCGGCCCTGCACCGCTGGTCCGTCACCGACCTCGAAGGCTTCTGGGGCGCGGTGTGGGAGTACTTCGAGATCGACGCGGCCACGTCCTACGAGCGGGTGCTGGCCGAGGAGACGATGCCCGGCGCCCGCTGGTTCACCGGCGCCACCCTCAACTACACCCAGCACGCCCTGCGGAACCTGAGCGCCGACCGGCCCGCGATCATCGCGCTGGACGAGACCGGCTCCGGCGACAAGATAACCGGCGACCGGCTGCGCGCCCAGGTCGCCTCCGTCGCGGCCACCCTGCGCGAACTCGGTGTAGGGAAGGGGGACCGGGTGGTCGGCTACCTGCCCAACACTCCGCACGCCATCGTCGCCTTCCTCGCCGCCGCGAGCCTCGGCGCGGTGTGGTCGGTGTGCGGCCAGGACTACGCGCCGCGGGCCGCCGCCGACCGCTTCGCGCAGCTGGAGCCGACCGTGCTGGTGGCGGCGGACGGCTACCTCTTCAACGGCACCACGCACGACCGCCGCGACGCGGCCCTCGAACTGGTCCATGCCCTGCCGGGCCTGAAGGCCACGCTGCTGGTGGACCATGTGGGTCTGCCATGGCCGTCGCCGGAGCCGTCTCCCGTACCGGTCGTCCCGTGGGAGGACGCGGTTGGCCGCACCGAGGAGCTGCACTGCACACCGGTGCCGTTCGACCACCCGCTGTGGGTCCTGTTCTCCTCCGGCACCACCGGGCTGCCCAAGGGCATCGTCCACGGCCACGGCGGTGTGCTGCTGGAGCACCTCAAGACCCTGGGCCTGCACTCCGACCTCGGCCCCGGCGACCGGCTGCTCTGGTACACCACCACCCACTGGATGATGTGGAACCTGGCCGTGTCCGCGCTGCTGACCGGCGCCACGACGTGTACGTACGACGGCAGTCCGGCACCGCACTCCAGGCCGGACGTCCTCTGGGAGCTGGCGGCACGTCACCGCGTCACCCTCTTCGGCACCAGCCCGCAATATCTGCTCGGCATGGCCAAGTTCGGCATCGATCCGGCCGCCACGCACGACCTGTCGGCCATCCGCGCCATAGGTTGCACCGGCTCCGCCCTGCCCGCCTCGGCCTACCCCTGGGTGCGGGACCACGTCGGCGCGCACATCCAGCTCGCCTCCGCCAGCGGTGGCACCGATATCGCGTCCGGCTTCGCGGGCAGCGCCGGCACCACCCCGGTCTGGGCGGGGGAGCTGTCCGCACCGAACCTGGGGGTGGCACTGGCCGCGTACGACGCCGAGGGGCGCCCGCTGGTGGACCGGGTCGGCGAGCTGGTGGTCACCCGGCCCATGCCGTCGATGCCGCTGTACTTCTGGAGCGACCCCGACGGCACCCGTTACCGGGAGGCGTACTTCGCCACGTACCCCGGTGTGTGGCGGCACGGCGACTGGATCACGCTCACCTCGCACGGCTCGGTGATCGTGCACGGCCGCTCCGACTCCACCCTCAACCGCAACGGCGTACGGCTGGGCAGTGGCGACATCCACGATGTGGTGGAACGGCTCCCCGAGATCACCGAGGCGTTGGTCATCGGCGCCGAGGAGCCCGACGGCGGGTACTGGATGCCGCTGTTCGCGGTCCTCGCCGACGGCGCCGCGCTCGACGATGCGCTGCGCGAGAGGATCCGCGAGGCGGTCCGCACCGGCGTGTCGCCCCGCCATGTCCCCGACGAGATCCTCACCGTCCCGGGCATTCCGCACACCCGCACCGGCAAGAAGCTCGAAGTGCCGGTCAAACGGCTGCTCCAGGGCGCGCCCGTCGAGCAGATCGTGAACCCCGGCGCGGTCGACAACCCCGGCCTGATCGACTACTTCGCCGCCCTGGGCGCCGAGCGCCGGGCGGCGCGGAGTGCTCCGGCGGGCGAGGCGAGCCGCGCGTAG
- a CDS encoding fumarylacetoacetate hydrolase family protein — translation MSTNVLRTADGWWAVHGDRAVRIDTKAATTAELIGDREAVRVAAREASHQVAASGDPGTPVADLVALSPVTTPCRVVAQMVNYRSHARDSGFTGAIPPTFFRKASSSVSGPEDTIVRPSHVQLLDYEIELGLVMGAPLPLGTVVTEQDLATYVAGLVITNDVSARDVQLTKTQFYESKSYPTFTPTGPRLTLLEPEDFAHLLGLRLQLRVNGDLRQDRTLADMIVRPAEALTLLARFQSLDPGDLLLTGTPGGTALKAPPKPVERISALLPPAVKWKAFFKSQAGNPRYLHTGDLITATIATPDGRIDLGEQRTAVMDAPSPEK, via the coding sequence ATGAGTACCAACGTCCTGCGTACCGCCGACGGCTGGTGGGCCGTCCACGGCGACCGCGCTGTCCGTATCGACACCAAGGCGGCCACCACGGCCGAGCTGATCGGCGACCGTGAAGCCGTCCGCGTGGCCGCGCGCGAAGCCTCACACCAGGTCGCCGCCTCCGGTGATCCGGGCACGCCCGTCGCCGACCTGGTGGCGCTCTCCCCGGTCACCACCCCCTGCCGGGTGGTGGCCCAGATGGTCAACTACCGCAGCCACGCCCGCGATTCGGGCTTCACCGGGGCGATCCCGCCCACCTTCTTCCGCAAGGCGTCCAGCTCGGTCAGCGGCCCCGAGGACACCATCGTGCGGCCCTCGCATGTGCAGTTGCTCGACTACGAGATCGAGCTCGGCCTCGTCATGGGGGCGCCGCTGCCGCTGGGCACCGTCGTCACGGAGCAGGATCTCGCCACGTACGTCGCCGGGCTCGTCATCACCAACGACGTCAGCGCCCGCGACGTCCAGCTCACCAAGACGCAGTTCTACGAGAGCAAGTCCTACCCGACCTTCACGCCCACCGGGCCCCGTCTGACCCTGCTGGAGCCGGAGGACTTCGCCCATCTGCTGGGCCTGCGTCTGCAGTTGAGGGTCAACGGCGATCTGCGCCAGGACCGCACCCTGGCCGACATGATCGTCCGCCCCGCCGAGGCGCTGACCCTGCTGGCCCGCTTCCAGAGCCTCGATCCGGGCGACCTGCTCCTGACCGGCACCCCCGGCGGCACGGCCCTGAAGGCCCCGCCCAAGCCGGTCGAGAGGATCAGCGCACTGCTGCCGCCCGCCGTGAAGTGGAAGGCGTTCTTCAAGAGCCAGGCCGGCAACCCGCGCTATCTGCACACGGGCGACCTGATCACGGCCACCATCGCGACCCCCGACGGGCGGATCGACCTCGGCGAGCAACGCACCGCCGTCATGGACGCCCCATCACCCGAGAAGTGA
- a CDS encoding bifunctional 3-(3-hydroxy-phenyl)propionate/3-hydroxycinnamic acid hydroxylase — translation MTSHQVAPGRAARTAPVVIVGAGPVGVTTAILLARRGVRSILLERHRDVYPLPRAVAMDDEVRRILQTIGIHDAFTAIARPANGLRLLDARHRVMAEFRRDDPRGHHGFPQTTLYDQPELERLLRNALARHPECELRAGVEVVAVEQDSEWGVNRDAPGDGPDRVRVTLRDGTTGATEHLWADAVLGCDGAGSLTRDAIGAVWEDLHFEETWMVVDVRTDLPVRTWEGVDQVCDPARAATFMRIGEDRYRWEFRLGPGSEDLRELVAPWVDVPADGDGFEVVRQARYTFRARLADRWRRGRVFLLGDAAHLTPPFIGQGLCAGLRDAHNLSWKLARVLRQGADDRLLDTYQSERKPHARRMIRLAVATGWAMTGGQDRAAAVRRAALGAVCRIPALTSYVSESGLSPALTRGPLVHGRRTGRRLTGTLVPQPWVTADRGRARLDEVLGDSFAVLSAEPPAPAVRAVAQSLGARIVHLDATHAAHDATHAARDATHAARDEPTALHETTVTDDGTLATWLRTGRADAVLLRPDRVVMDTVPAGGGGFTGTYRWAPLLYTARRPVPARQPNSPTPPPRTPC, via the coding sequence ATGACATCGCACCAGGTCGCGCCGGGTCGCGCCGCCCGGACGGCGCCGGTGGTCATCGTCGGGGCGGGCCCGGTCGGTGTCACCACCGCGATCCTGCTCGCCCGCCGCGGGGTGCGCAGCATCCTGCTGGAACGGCACCGCGACGTGTACCCGCTGCCGCGCGCCGTCGCGATGGACGACGAGGTCCGCCGGATCCTCCAGACCATCGGCATCCACGACGCGTTCACGGCCATCGCCCGCCCCGCCAACGGCCTCAGGCTGCTGGACGCCCGGCACCGGGTGATGGCCGAGTTCCGCAGGGACGACCCGCGCGGCCACCACGGCTTCCCCCAGACCACCCTCTACGACCAGCCCGAACTGGAACGGCTGCTGAGGAACGCCCTGGCCCGCCACCCCGAGTGCGAGCTGCGGGCGGGAGTGGAGGTCGTCGCGGTCGAGCAGGACAGCGAATGGGGCGTGAATCGGGACGCGCCCGGTGACGGGCCGGACCGGGTGCGCGTCACGCTGCGCGACGGGACCACGGGCGCGACCGAGCACCTGTGGGCGGACGCCGTCCTGGGCTGCGACGGCGCGGGCAGCCTCACCCGCGACGCGATCGGCGCCGTATGGGAGGACCTGCACTTCGAGGAGACGTGGATGGTCGTGGACGTCCGCACCGATCTGCCGGTGCGAACCTGGGAAGGGGTCGACCAGGTCTGCGACCCGGCCCGAGCGGCGACCTTCATGCGCATCGGCGAGGACCGCTACCGCTGGGAGTTCCGGCTCGGGCCGGGCTCCGAGGACCTGCGGGAGCTCGTGGCGCCCTGGGTGGACGTCCCGGCCGACGGCGACGGCTTCGAGGTGGTACGGCAGGCGCGGTACACCTTCCGGGCCCGCCTCGCCGACCGCTGGCGCCGGGGCCGTGTCTTCCTGCTGGGGGACGCCGCGCATCTGACCCCGCCGTTCATCGGGCAGGGCCTGTGCGCGGGGCTGCGCGACGCCCACAACCTCTCCTGGAAGCTCGCCCGGGTGCTGCGGCAGGGCGCGGACGACCGCCTGCTCGACACCTACCAGAGCGAGCGCAAGCCGCATGCCCGGCGCATGATCCGGCTCGCGGTCGCGACCGGCTGGGCGATGACCGGGGGACAGGACAGGGCCGCCGCCGTACGGCGCGCCGCGCTCGGGGCGGTGTGCCGCATCCCCGCGCTCACCTCGTACGTCTCCGAGAGCGGCCTCAGCCCGGCCCTGACCCGTGGCCCCCTGGTGCACGGCCGCCGCACCGGCCGCCGGCTGACCGGCACCCTCGTTCCCCAGCCGTGGGTGACGGCGGACCGTGGGCGGGCCCGTCTCGACGAGGTGCTCGGCGACTCCTTCGCGGTTCTGTCCGCCGAACCGCCCGCCCCGGCCGTCCGGGCCGTTGCCCAGTCGCTCGGCGCCCGGATCGTCCACCTCGACGCCACGCATGCGGCCCACGACGCCACTCATGCGGCCCGCGATGCCACTCATGCCGCGCGCGACGAACCCACCGCCCTCCACGAGACGACCGTCACCGACGACGGCACCCTCGCCACCTGGCTGCGCACCGGCCGGGCGGACGCCGTCCTGCTGCGCCCGGACCGGGTCGTGATGGACACCGTTCCGGCGGGTGGCGGCGGATTCACGGGTACGTATCGCTGGGCGCCACTGCTGTACACGGCCCGTCGCCCCGTACCCGCCCGACAGCCCAACAGCCCAACGCCCCCGCCGCGCACCCCCTGTTGA
- a CDS encoding TetR/AcrR family transcriptional regulator: MPTSAPPSNRFERRRAATRQALIRAARQILAESGDTSVSIQAIADRADVGFGSFYNHFESKAALFDEAVFDALDEYGRAIDERLEGVDDPAERVAFGVRLSARMARTHPEIMRILRHRGLGHIHSDRGLSPRALGDLKTGAASGRFTFTSPEIALSALGGSLLALLDLHLAQPDAGGDEAAAAMAEMMLRMLGVPADEALDIADRPLPAHD, translated from the coding sequence ATGCCGACGTCAGCCCCGCCCAGTAACCGGTTCGAACGGCGCCGCGCCGCGACCCGGCAGGCGCTCATCCGTGCGGCCCGGCAGATACTGGCCGAGTCCGGCGACACCAGCGTGAGCATCCAGGCGATCGCGGACCGGGCCGACGTGGGCTTCGGCTCCTTCTACAACCACTTCGAGTCCAAGGCCGCCCTCTTCGACGAGGCGGTGTTCGACGCCCTCGACGAGTACGGCCGGGCGATCGACGAACGGCTGGAGGGCGTCGACGACCCGGCCGAGCGGGTCGCGTTCGGTGTGCGGCTCAGCGCCAGGATGGCCCGGACCCATCCCGAGATCATGCGGATCCTGCGCCATCGCGGGCTCGGACACATCCACTCCGACCGCGGCCTGTCCCCCCGCGCCCTGGGCGACCTCAAGACCGGCGCGGCCTCCGGCCGCTTCACCTTCACGAGCCCCGAGATCGCCCTCTCCGCCCTGGGTGGCAGCCTGCTGGCGCTCCTGGATCTGCACCTCGCCCAGCCGGACGCCGGCGGCGACGAAGCCGCCGCGGCCATGGCGGAGATGATGCTGCGCATGCTGGGCGTCCCCGCCGACGAGGCCCTGGACATCGCCGACCGCCCCCTTCCCGCGCACGACTGA
- a CDS encoding TetR family transcriptional regulator, whose product MTKPAARVPQRRNARSNRARILATARKELGRNPDITLEELARASGVVRRTLFGHFPGRVALLEALAEEASEALRDAAVAGAKSTGPAERALAHFALSMWPVGDRYRMLLALTRRDLGAERVAEIIKPARDEVTSILERGQRDGVFHTHLPPTVLSAGLEALTLALLEQVNTGALEDDGTRSAVAMLIAAGVPEQRACAVVEDVAATVTRETTAD is encoded by the coding sequence GTGACCAAGCCCGCTGCCCGTGTCCCGCAGCGACGCAACGCGCGCTCCAACCGGGCGCGCATCCTGGCCACGGCCCGCAAGGAACTCGGCCGGAACCCGGACATCACACTGGAGGAACTGGCCCGCGCCTCCGGTGTCGTACGGCGCACGCTCTTCGGCCACTTCCCCGGACGCGTCGCACTGCTCGAGGCGCTGGCCGAGGAAGCCTCCGAGGCCCTCCGGGACGCGGCGGTGGCCGGAGCGAAGTCCACGGGCCCCGCCGAGCGGGCGCTCGCGCACTTCGCGTTGTCGATGTGGCCCGTGGGCGACCGCTATCGGATGCTCCTGGCGCTGACCCGGCGCGACCTGGGCGCGGAACGCGTCGCCGAGATCATCAAGCCGGCGCGCGACGAGGTCACGTCCATCCTGGAGCGCGGACAGCGGGACGGCGTCTTCCACACCCATCTGCCCCCCACGGTGCTCAGCGCGGGCCTGGAAGCGCTGACGCTCGCTCTGCTCGAGCAGGTCAACACGGGGGCACTGGAGGACGACGGCACCCGAAGCGCCGTTGCCATGCTCATCGCGGCCGGTGTGCCCGAGCAGCGGGCATGTGCCGTGGTCGAGGACGTCGCCGCCACGGTCACCCGGGAGACCACCGCCGACTGA
- a CDS encoding MFS transporter, whose translation MPLVPNTPVEKMTGPYPRRWWALIVLCLSLLIVVMANTSLIVAAPDMTTDLHLSSSDLQWVVDGYTVPYAALMLVLGAIGDKYSRRGALITGLLIFAGGSVMGSQVDETNLVITARAIMGVGAAVVMPATLSLLVAIFPKGERARAITAWTATSGLAIAVGPVVAGWLLRDHAWGSTFLINVPIAVVGAIAAFLLVPPSKAKGMSRIDYIGGLLSIVSVGSLVYAIIEGPHFGWGTGPVTAAVVAGVGFLAFALWELRHPHPMLDVRRFALRAFSGSMLAVLFFFFGTFGCIYYATQFLQFVLGYDALETGVRLLPLAGGVFVGAAVTGKLAPKLGVKAMVVPGMVIGAVGVFLLTRIDNGSDYTDFLPSLLLLGFAIGLSVSPATDTIMGSFPEAELGVGGGANDTSLELGGSLGIALLGSLLSTSYQDKLGDLVGNQLPHNAMDTAKESVGGGLAVAEQIAKSPSGGPQKAQALVDAVHESFAHGVAHTSLIGGIIMAAGALIVLAVLPGRKAAAPQHGQERAEEDAKEPAEVG comes from the coding sequence ATGCCGCTCGTCCCGAACACCCCGGTCGAGAAGATGACCGGGCCGTACCCACGGCGCTGGTGGGCACTGATCGTGTTGTGCCTGAGCCTGCTGATCGTGGTCATGGCCAACACATCCCTGATCGTCGCCGCGCCCGATATGACCACGGACCTGCACCTCAGCAGCAGCGATCTGCAGTGGGTCGTCGACGGCTACACCGTCCCCTATGCCGCGCTGATGCTGGTGCTCGGCGCGATCGGTGACAAGTACAGCCGCCGCGGCGCCCTCATCACGGGGCTGCTGATCTTCGCGGGCGGTTCCGTGATGGGCAGCCAGGTCGACGAGACCAACCTGGTCATCACCGCCCGGGCGATCATGGGCGTGGGCGCCGCCGTGGTCATGCCGGCCACCCTGTCCCTGCTGGTGGCGATCTTCCCGAAGGGTGAGCGGGCACGGGCCATCACGGCCTGGACCGCGACCTCCGGCCTCGCCATCGCCGTCGGCCCCGTGGTGGCCGGCTGGTTGCTGCGGGACCACGCCTGGGGTTCCACGTTCCTGATCAACGTGCCCATCGCGGTCGTCGGCGCCATCGCCGCGTTCCTCCTGGTGCCGCCGTCCAAGGCGAAGGGCATGAGCCGGATCGACTACATCGGCGGTCTGCTCTCGATCGTCTCCGTCGGCTCGCTCGTCTACGCCATCATCGAGGGCCCGCACTTCGGCTGGGGCACAGGCCCGGTCACCGCGGCCGTGGTCGCGGGCGTGGGCTTCCTGGCCTTCGCCCTGTGGGAGCTCAGGCACCCCCACCCCATGCTGGACGTCCGCAGGTTCGCGTTGCGCGCCTTCAGCGGCTCCATGCTCGCGGTGCTGTTCTTCTTCTTCGGCACCTTCGGCTGTATCTACTACGCCACCCAGTTCCTGCAGTTCGTCCTCGGCTACGACGCCCTGGAGACCGGCGTTCGTCTGCTGCCGCTGGCCGGTGGCGTGTTCGTCGGCGCCGCGGTCACCGGGAAGCTGGCCCCGAAGCTCGGGGTGAAGGCCATGGTCGTGCCCGGCATGGTCATCGGCGCCGTGGGCGTGTTCCTGCTCACGCGGATCGACAACGGCTCGGACTACACCGACTTCCTGCCCTCGCTGCTGCTGCTCGGCTTCGCGATCGGACTGAGCGTGTCCCCGGCGACCGACACCATCATGGGGTCGTTCCCCGAGGCCGAACTGGGCGTCGGCGGCGGCGCCAACGACACCTCGCTGGAGCTCGGCGGCTCCCTCGGCATCGCCCTCCTGGGCTCGCTGCTCAGCACGTCCTACCAGGACAAGCTGGGTGACCTGGTGGGCAACCAGCTCCCGCACAACGCCATGGACACCGCCAAGGAGTCGGTGGGCGGTGGCCTCGCGGTCGCCGAGCAGATCGCCAAGAGCCCGAGCGGCGGCCCCCAGAAGGCCCAGGCCCTGGTGGACGCGGTGCACGAGTCCTTCGCCCACGGTGTCGCGCACACCAGTCTCATCGGCGGCATCATCATGGCCGCCGGCGCCCTGATCGTCCTGGCCGTCCTGCCCGGCCGCAAGGCCGCCGCGCCCCAGCACGGCCAGGAGCGGGCCGAAGAGGACGCGAAGGAGCCCGCGGAGGTCGGCTGA